In the Arachis stenosperma cultivar V10309 chromosome 8, arast.V10309.gnm1.PFL2, whole genome shotgun sequence genome, ccccctagcattgctcatatatatatataatgtgtTTTATTTCATTTAGTATTAGTAGCATGCTGATAGTGTATTTTAGTGCAAAGATATCAAATGAAATTATTAATACAATTTaaagagataataaaaaatcaagTTTGTTATTACtcaaaaagattttattataTATCGAATAATgtatttattagtttttattttattataaaaattatctagatcataatactaataatatatcataaaattattattattaatatattaactatattttaatgtttattatttatatattaaaaattatatttaaaaattatttatttagtttcataataaaagatatttttaaatttgaataatttatcaATTAGTATGTACTTAATATACTAtatattcaataatttattaaaaaaataatattaatataataaataaaaaataatttgaaaaagatattgtttaaagaataagaataaataaatcTTTAACTAATTTGAATTTAGAGACAATTAAGTCTCTATTCATTTCTAATTGTCCACGTTGACACATAAAGACCACCTCAACAAACATGATGTGACAGTTTAGCCATATAATCTAACATGTCATCATTTTTTGTCAGgacttcacaaaaaaaataGCTACTATATCACGAAAATAAAGAATTGAAACCGAAGTgaaacatttttattttgagaaatcatgttgtcTTTCTGAAAAAATGGACAGAGCGCAAATTGATAATTTACTCTAAATATCTTGATAAATTTTTAGATTTGTTAAAGTGCTCTATACATCATAGAAAGATCCGACCACAATGATTTGAGATAGTTTGTTCggtaaatatttaaatatatagtCTTATTAACTTAaaagttatataaaattattagattatattttgttgtagatctaaaAATAgactttttttataattatactaaatttGGGTTAAATCTGATAGCTAAATATGTGCTAATAGTATTGTAAAAAactctatttaattttttttaataaaatttatttctaagaCTTGTTGAGAATGATTTTTCTAAACTTCAGTCATGGCCAAATTAGAGTGTGacattttttttcatctttaaaCGAATAAAAAATCCATTTTTTAGATAATCTTGTCAAGACTTCAAATGAGTTAAATCTACTTTATTGTATTGGCGGAAGAATGCTTAGTAATTTATCaactttttcttattattaatcaTGCTTTTCGTGATAATTTTCCTCATTTCTTCTATCAATGTTGGGATAGGTTTAATCTATCATTCTTAATCTTTGCATTGAATGATTTATATGCACTAGTTCAAATACAAATAGTATCTACTTTAGGCATTTTATTAAAGCATGTATTAGTTCATACTTTACCagttaaaaatatctttttagaCTTTTTTATTGATCACTTTAACTCTCTTTATATTTCTCTCAAATTCATTACGAGTTTTTAGTTTAGCACATTCTTATAACAAATTCTTCAATTCTGATTTGCttattgttttaaaatttttttttatagatgtTATATAGAGTATGACTTCTTGCATAACTGAAATTAAACCTCAAAAAATTGTGAATAAAAacaattctaaaaaattattttcaatttatttcttaGAAAAATTAATGGTGATTCaaattattcttttttcttttttgtatttCCATGACAAAAACATCATTATTTATGCTCTTTGTTTTCTCCAAAATCAGTGTacaaaaattctaaaaactatTTTCTATATATCCTACCCTTTTCATTATCTTCAACTTTTAAAACTGCTATTAttcattctttttaaaattttaaacctCCATTACCTTCTGTCATCACTTTTTTAACCACCTTTAACACTAATAATCTAATACTATCAACATTTCAACACCATGTTAACGCACATAAATAAAAACACtttaaaaaaacacacaaatatAAACTCTTCTGTCACACACTTATACCTCTTCGTCCCCTTCCTATACTCAGTTTGTGTGTCACTGCCAACTCCTTTATTCGTGAAGGTGCTTCTGCTCTCACATTCCTTTTGGCTCATTATTTTCAGGGCAATTTACGTTTTTAAATTGTTTCAACCCCAAATTTATGCAAATGCATTGTTTTAAAAATGGTTACGCAATTACGTTGTTTCACTATATTATATAAACCGCTACTGGCAGTAGCGGATTATAGATGCAAAGAAACCGCTAGAGCCAGCAGCGGATTCTGCTCAAAAAATGCAGCATAGAAACCGCGGCAGCCCATCGCGGTTTATGGTTGAGAGAAGTTGGTCATAAACCGCTGCTGCCAGCAGCAGTTTATGTGCGTGGGGATGTGTGCGTAAACCGCTAGAGGTTATAGCGGTTTACGTTAAGTATGCATCACTATATAAACCGCTGAGCCAGCCGCGGATTATGCAATTGGAGGTTGGGAGAgaaaattctagagagagaaaattctagagagaggtcAGAGCAAGTTGAGAGGGGGTCCGAGGTATTTGAGCTGCGACTTCCGGCAGGATATCATGGCAGAAGACAGAAGGAGCATGTACCGACTGAACGGTGTTGCTCATGTTGCCGGTTCCATTGGTGACGagattagttaattattttggtCTTTTTTTAGGCTTAGCAATTTTTTAGCTAGAAAACGGATTTTATAGATTAGTCCCTTTTAGTATTAAAAATAGTATGAAGGTTAGAatataaagatttttttttttggaattttattGTTTAAGATTTGTAATACTTTTATAATTGTGGGTGTTATCTAATAAGTTAAGTTTGTTGTCATTTGTGCTATTGTAGtaaatattttacaaattaattttgCTAGTTTATTGACTACTTATTTATAGGTTTTAGGGATTAATTTGTTCACCGGTCAAAAATTTGTTGACATTTTTAAGATATGTGTTATTATTAGATAAGGAATTTCGTTATGGATTGGAGAATTTAATTGTATCATGCATTTATTGTGCTGTTTTTTGCAGCCCACTAGGTGTATATACAGTGTGAGACGGCAACAGAATATGCCCCTGCATGATAGGATCATCCCGTATTTAGAGAGGGCTGGATTGTACCATTTGGCCAGGCTAAACAGCCATTGGTTCTGGTTGGATGAGCCATTGGTTAGTGCGTTCGTTGAGAGGTGGCATCCTGAGACGCACACGTTCCACATGCCTTTTGGAGAGTGCACAGTGACATTGCAGGACGTGGCTTTTCAGCTTGGGTTGCCTGTCGATGGGGAGGCTGTGAGTGGTTGCCTAGGTGAGTTTGAAACATACATTGAGGGTGGTCGACCAGCCTGGGAGTGGTTTCAGGACCTATTCGGTGAGCTGCCACCACCGAAGAAGGTCAAGCAGATGACGGTCCACTTTACATGGTTCCACGAGAGGTTTAGTGTGCTACCACCAAATGCGAACGAGGAGACAGTTCGCATCTACGCACGTGCCTACATCATGATGCTTTTATCTACTCAGTTATTTGGGGACAAGAGTGCGAACCGGGTACATCCTGCCACCTTGAAGGTAAGGGCAAAATTTGCAGCAACATGCCGAATGCAAAATGCCCTATAAGCATGCGGAGGTCGCCAACCACTATCTGGTGACTCCAGCGCAGCCTTGATGCCGTTGTGTCTGTCGGAGATGACGAGAATACCTTCCTGTGGAGTAACATGTCTTCTAAGATTGGACAGAAAATATGACCAAGACTCAGCATTTTCCCCCTCCACTAGTGCAAACGCAACAGGCAAAATATTCGAATTCTCATCCTAAGCAATCGCCAACAACAACGTCCCTCCATACTTACCATACAAGTGTGTCCCATCGATGCTGACGAGTGGCTTACAGTGGCGGAATGCCTCAACACATGGAGGGAATGTCCAAAACATGCGATGAAAGTAGACTCTTTCTTCATCAACCTGGTCACCCACTCTAACCGGGGAGGTCTTCAGCAGAGCAACGGAACCGTCCATGGTTAACGTGACTCCAAGGATCCAGCGGGGCAGATCCGCATATGACTCCTCCCAATCGCCGTAGATCTGTGCTACTGCCTTCTGCTTTGCCAACCATACCTTCCGATAACTTGGCTTGAAACCATATGTTGCCTCTGTTGCCTCTTGCAACACCTTAATCGATACCGACGCATCAGCTCTAACCAATAAAAAATTCTTGCACAAATCACATGATAATCAAGCTGCCTGTGGTCGCTCGAAATCGATGTGGCCATACACGTGTGTGGTCCGTTGTACCTCCTAACTTCCCATGTGCTCTTCCTTTTTCGCATGACTATCCGGATCAACCACGTGCATCCGTTACCGAACTCCTTGCATCTCCCTTGGTATTTTAGACTGTCTGACTCCATAACCCTGTACTCAACTCCACGCCGAATGCTGTAATCTTTCACGCTCAACACAGCTTCCTCCTTACTCTGGAACGATTGGCCAATCTGAAATTCAGTCAAACCTCTCCCATCATGCATACCCTGTCCATCGAATGTTGCCTCAACATTCTGGTGTTGACCGATGGCCTCCAAGTTCAAAGACGACAGGTGCGGAGGGTACTCTTGTGTTGCAGAACCGGAACCTCCATGGGCTGCACCTATTGGTATATCATCTTCACTGTCCCCACCAATATCGAGCGGCTCCTCATCGGAATCATCATCACAAAACGCATTCTCAACTCGATCCGGTCCAACCTCAAACTCAACCTCAGCACGTTCTGGCTCGGGAGGTAGAACTACCGCTGCTACCACAGGTAGTGATGTCGATGCACCGCCCCGTGTGGTCGACTGAGGACCCGGTGCTGATGCCCCAGAGCTATCCACACGATCTTCCAACTTCGCAAACATCTCAGGTATCCTCACCTCTGGAAAACTACGCCTGCAGTGAAACAAGACCTGCAGGTCTTCATCCGACCCAATCACAAAGGTCTCAAACCGCACGCCGGTTGACACAACAGTAATGAGAATCTTGTAAAACAACTTTTTAACCTGCTTCGTACCACAGGTACCGAGCTTCTGTAGTATGCTGAGCTTAATCTCTGCCAATGTACTTGAAGATCGAATAAAAATACTAACCGGTTCTCTATTTGTGAATTTCACACCGTGGCGTTTGCTCTTTTGAATTTTTCCAGAGCAATGGACCAGAGCCACAAAACTATCCTCCCCATCCATTTGTGAATAACACTCTACCTCTCCACATTTGGCCCATCCATGGTTTATATAGGGAACCCAATGACACAGAATACACGTAAACCGCTATGGCCACCAGCGGTTTACGCACGCATTTCAACAAACATAAACCGCTGCTGGCAGCAGCGGTTTATGAAGAACCAAAAATCAACAGAATCCGCTGCTGGCTTTAGCGGTTTCTGTGCATCTATAAACCGCTACTGCCAGTAGCGGTTTATATAATATAGTGACACAACGTAATTGCGTAACCATTTTTGAAACAATGTATTTGCGTAAATTTGAGGttgaaataatttaaaaacgtAAATTGCCCTTATTTTCATGAGTACACTATTAatgattttttataaatatttttgttgtgtTTTAAACATTTGtcgataaaaataatattttttctttctttttttagtaATTACCCGAACTGTCCTTAGCTCTTGAAaatgttaataaaaataatttttactttttaataataacaaaaatatttttaaatattataaaatatgataaaataataaaaaagattattttttataagtcaCAAATAACTTTGTATCCAGCAAACTATTTATATATTAtctctaaaattttataaaaatatttagataattatttaaaaaatacatataaaaaattaatctctaattttttaaaatttgttaataatatttttgttacgGACAAAAAATACAAGAATATCTACTGAGtagaaaattattaaatttaaaaataaaaatattttattttatttttaattatgtttgtATGTCAAAAATATGAGCACTTTCAAAAATTGAGGGCCATTTAGGTcgttaatttatttattattttttctttagttGAGTTTAGATCGTAGTTATAAAAATCGAATCTGACTGATtggtttaataaaaaaaaaatcaataaattaaattataaattggTTCAGTTCACTTTTTAGATTGTTTAAGGATAAAAATCGACATAAACCGATGAAAATTGACAAAAATCGATCAAATTTGATGAGAACTAACGGTAACTATGTACTCCATAGCACCACATCTCCTCTGCGATGCAGTGCGGGGCTTTGGTTACGGTGGCAGCCACTCTGTCACTGTATTTCTTATAAATATCTAACTTAATTATATagtaaatttttgaattaaataattttataaatatttaacttaattttaattttgtattttctaCGAATTAATTATAGTTTTAATTATGTATAATTAttaatagaaatataaattttattaaaaatttattaatttactttatctattttaatattaatgttgtgattaaagttatttgatttgatactaatattaaaatttatttttattataaattattatttttatcctgTCAAATTAAGATATATTGTAGTAGTATTAACtaattttatgtttatcttaaattttttattattttataatttttatttacctGGGACCAGTTTTATCGATTCAACTAGTGATTTATTGATTCAACTAATAAACTAATGAACTAGAGTTATGTTagtgtatattaaaatttgtcatcaaaattagttattagtataaaatatatactaaaatataaatatacgttaaaaataaattaaattatatatgtatttatatataaatatattattaattaattttaattaaaaataaattaaattatctatatatttatacacaaatacattactaattaattttattgattttagtGGCTAACTCTAGTATTTAATCACCAGTTCGGTATGGTTTGGATTGGATCTAAATTTGAGACTTTAAAGTTTAAACTAAGCTTATGGTAACAGCCTAGCAGGCTAGCACTCATTTCTCTCTCATTCTCGCTGTCTCTTCCAAGTCAGTGGACCGAAGCTGCTAATTTGCTATCTCCTcatttctctctctcacttACTAACTCATTCAGTCaccacccttttctcaattgcATTCAGCCTAAAGGTCCCTCCTCTTCTTTTTTAGTTTTCTTCCTTCACTCGTTTTCTTCTTCTGTCTATCTTCCCCTCTCCGCGTTTTCAAGATCCATTCTTTAACAAAAAGTCGAGTGATAAATAAGGCCCTCTTTGGTTGGCTGCGAGGGTAACGTCCCTTTACTTCAAAGTCAAAATGTGTTCGTGTtgcaaaaagaaacaaaatgctattttatttttctcactTGCTTTTGGTAGAATGATTCAAAATCCTGAATCAAGTGTCAATGTATAAACCTGATCTTGCTTTTTTTGTTGACTACCAAAAATGAAACGTCAACTAAACCAAAACGGTGGCTTTTCTTGTTCCTTTTgagtttgagttctaatttctGCTCAATTTTTGTTGCAGTTTCAGTTCTGCATCATTTTACCTTGATTGGCCATGGATGAGTAagtgtttctttgttatttcaCTACTCGTTAAGATTCATGATACTTCAAAATCCACTTAGTAAAGTTAGCTTCTTTCTGTTATTTGatatgaaatttgaaattttcagAGAGAATGCGTTAGAGCTTCTGCAGAGATACAGAAGGGACAGGAGAGTACTTCTCGATTTCATTTTGTCGGGGAGTTTGATCAAGAAAGTTGTAATGCCGCCTGGTGCTGTTACACTTGATGATGTGGATCTGGATCAAGTGAGTGTTGATTACGTTCTCAACTGTGCAAAAAGAAGTAAGTTTCAGTTTGGTCATTCACATTGTTGTTTCTGAATTATGatgcttttttttatttattgtttttgtaGGGATTTACTTGTTGTATGAATCTTTTGGTGTAGGTTCGCTGCTGGAGCTTTCGGAAGCTATTAGAGATTATCATGATCATACTGGTTTGCCCCAAATGGTAtgttataattaataatttggCCTTCTTTGATGGTTTGATCTTTCTCTGTTCTTTTTATTGGATATGAAAACTACTTATGCTCATCTACTGAATAGCTTTAGAATTTAGGAGAGATGGTTTGGGACATAATTGTGTTAGAACTTGTGTAACCATATAGTCTAGAGCTTGATACTTTCCCATTTAGTCTTCTAAATAACTGTTAATGTTAGCACAAGCTAAGATGGGCTATGTGTTCACACTTGAATCCCAATGGCTCTTGCTTGGAGGGGGCATTTTGGATGTAGACACCATTTATTTTCCTGTACCCTTTGCTTAAGCTTATATGAGAGATAGTTGAGgaaatttattttgtattttcgtatgcatctttattttatgcagATATAGGTATTATACATAATGCCCTGATTTGCCTAGGCCTCGTGCACTTTGTGATGACAATTTTATATTGATATAATATAGTGCTTACTATTTATAGAAGTCATTCCTGGATCTTGTCTTTTCATACATTTTTTGAGGGTTTCCCCCCTTACTTATATAATAGATGCTGCTGAATAAGATGCATCTTCAAAACTCGTGCTAGATTATTTCCGGCCACCCTAGGTTCTTTTTTACACTTCAGGTGTTTGAAGCTTTTTGGTTAATTTGTTTATGAGGATTATGTTGagattttaaattcttttttttttttttatcagagTGATACAGGTTCAGTTGGCGAGTTTTATTTGACAACTGATCCTGAAACTTCAGGTTCACCTCCTAGAAGGACGCCACCACCTGTTCCTGTTTCAACAGTTCCTCCTGTTGCTGTATCCACTCCAACTCCTGTTTTTGCCCCATCCCCGGTTGTTTCAAATCTGTCAAGATCAGAGTCTTTTGACTCTACACAAGAAAAAGAGCTAACTGTGGATGACATTGATGACtttgaggatgatgatgattcTGCAGCATTAGAAGGTTTCAGGTCCAAAAGGACTCTCAATGATGCATCTGATCTTGCAGTGAAATTGCCTTCTTTCTCCACAGGTGAATGTTTTACAACGTTTATTTGTTGGCTAAGTTCTATGCATTCCCAGAAATCCTATGAAGTTAATTATTATCAGATGAATAGTATTTTGACATTAAATATCAGAACATCATGGGAATAGGAAAACATATTAAGAAATTCGTGTGAGATAACCTCTTTCATGAAGTCACTACTAGTTGATTGCTGAGTGATGGAGAAATTATTGCTCAGATAGAAACCTGTATGAGAAAGAGAGAAGTTCTATGATTGGCCTTGGTCCCTTGTATGGAATATTGTGCATGTTAAGTTCCATGAATTCACCAATTACGTGATGTACCATGTATTAGTTCGTGCATACACTTCATGATTCATCCGTGTGCTAGACCATGCATTGTATAGTTCACGTATGGATCACCAATAGAGATAATAATGGTACTGGTTTCCGAGTAAAACTAGGATAATTGATGCACGAAGAAAGTGAACTGACAAGCACAAGATTTTCGGACTTTGGAACTTTTGatttagaaaaagataaaacaaaaaaatgtctacaagaaattaaagaaggtAGGATTAGTAATTTGTGAGGCAATAATGCTGAGCTTTGGGGTATTTTCACAGTCTTCTTTCGAGGATTATATCAAAGCGTACTAAAATTGCGATTGAATGGGTACAAACACCTCCCGTGCGCGACGTGTGCAGTACTATATATTTCACAAGCAGCATTCTGCGTAACTGTTTCCATATGGTGTACTAAAAAACTTATGGTGTATGATTTCTTCCTCATTCTTTATATTTCTCTCTGTTTGCAATTTTACGCTTAATGATATATTGGTTTTAATATAAAAACGCAAACATACATTTAGATAATTTTGACGTTGAACTTGACCCAAAGGTTCAAAGGATGCTGTGAATTTTCTTAGTTTCTGTTGTTACTGTTTCTAGGCCTCACAGATGATGATCTACGGGAAACTGCATATGAGATCCTTTTGGCTTGTGCTGGAGCCACAGGGTACGTGTTCATAGTGCCCTTAGTTTGGGAAGATCACTTTTCCTTgacaaaaatttataattggATTCTTTAACATATGTTAAATATTTTATCTGTTCCTTGGATAACAGGggtttgattgtcccatccaaagaaaaaaagaaagagaaaagatcCAGTTTGATTAGGAAACTTGGGCGGAGCAAAACTGGAAGTGTTGTGTCTCAGTCCCAGAGTGCTCCAGGATTAGTTGGCTTGTTAGAAACCATGCGTGTTCAGATGGAGGTATGTTGTTTTTCTCCAGGATTAGTTGGTTTGTTAGTGCTCCAGGATTCCATTTACTCATACTTTGTTTTTTCCTTCCATTATTTTAACTCTTTGTAATACCATGGCTTCCCTTTTCTTGAGAGCGGTGGTTCAGAAGCTGGGTTTGCATTTATAAATGGATTTTGGAGGCTTGTTTATAACTCTTATGGAAAACTCAGTTAAAGTTAGTCCCTTGGCCCATGCTTTGATTTGCTTCTAAGAAAAAGTACACTTTAACTTAGCCTGGTTCTTTTATGCTCTGTTAATCAGATGACAGAGTTATAGGGTGAGAAATATTTAGTGTTATAACTTAAAAAGGTTAAACTGAAGGAAAAGTAATCTCAGTGGACTGCAGTCCTCAAAGGGACCTGATAGGTTTTGATTCTTGAATTTGTTCAACACACAATATGGATTCAATTTTCCACTTAACATCCTTAT is a window encoding:
- the LOC130946065 gene encoding uncharacterized protein LOC130946065, which codes for MDGEDSFVALVHCSGKIQKSKRHGVKFTNREPVSIFIRSSSTLAEIKLSILQKLGTCGTKQVKKLFYKILITVVSTGVRFETFVIGSDEDLQVLFHCRRSFPEVRIPEMFAKLEDRVDSSGASAPGPQSTTRGGASTSLPVVAAVVLPPEPERAEVEFEVGPDRVENAFCDDDSDEEPLDIGGDSEDDIPIGAAHGGSGSATQEYPPHLSSLNLEAIGQHQNVEATFDGQGMHDGRGLTEFQIGQSFQSKEEAVLSVKDYSIRRGVEYRVMESDSLKYQGRCKEFGNGCTWLIRIVMRKRKSTWEVRRADASVSIKVLQEATEATYGFKPSYRKVWLAKQKAVAQIYGDWEESYADLPRWILGVTLTMDGSVALLKTSPVRVGDQVDEERVYFHRMFWTFPPCVEAFRHCKPLVSIDGTHLYGKYGGTLLLAIA